One Thermodesulfobacteriota bacterium genomic window carries:
- a CDS encoding HAD family acid phosphatase has product MTRRLPGLFLLISTSLILVSGISSANEPENLHLAKQAAIFYHDSGEYDYDLGVVAQKAQDYLEKRISENNKLKNKKRLAVVLDIDETSLSNYRHLLALDFGIIPEIYKETIMEAVDPVIPGTLELYKYAKLNGVAVFFITGRTEDLKVATIKNLNNAGYKDWNGLFFKPSSYQQTSIIPYKSSIRKRIQESGYDIVLNIGDQYSDLAGGYSERSFKLPNPYYYIP; this is encoded by the coding sequence ATGACCAGACGATTACCAGGGTTATTTCTCCTAATATCTACTTCTCTGATATTGGTATCCGGTATCTCGTCCGCAAATGAACCGGAAAATCTTCATCTGGCAAAACAGGCGGCTATCTTCTATCACGACTCAGGAGAGTATGACTATGATCTTGGGGTAGTGGCTCAAAAGGCGCAAGACTATTTAGAAAAGAGAATCTCTGAAAATAACAAGCTAAAAAACAAAAAGAGGCTGGCGGTCGTATTGGATATAGATGAAACCTCGCTATCCAATTACAGGCACCTTCTTGCCCTGGACTTTGGGATAATCCCGGAAATCTACAAAGAGACCATCATGGAAGCTGTAGACCCGGTTATTCCGGGGACCTTAGAGCTTTACAAATACGCAAAGCTAAACGGTGTGGCCGTGTTTTTTATCACCGGGAGAACCGAGGACCTCAAAGTGGCCACCATAAAAAACCTGAATAATGCGGGATACAAGGATTGGAATGGCCTATTTTTCAAGCCTAGCAGCTATCAACAGACGTCCATTATTCCATACAAAAGCAGTATCAGAAAACGCATTCAAGAGAGCGGCTATGACATCGTCCTTAACATCGGCGACCAGTACAGCGACCTGGCCGGCGGGTATTCAGAAAGGTCGTTCAAGCTGCCGAATCCTTACTACTATATTCCATAA
- the lpdA gene encoding dihydrolipoyl dehydrogenase: protein MSEKAKSTHVAVIGGGPGGYPAAFLAADLGMEVTLIDEEINPGGVCLYRGCIPSKALLHVAKVITESQHASNWGVEFSKPTIDLDRLREWKDGVVKKLTGGLGQLTKQRKIGYIQGRASFENAQTLRIQNKNGVELLKFSHAILATGSSPAAIPGLSIESPRILDSTSALDLPDIPKNMLVIGGGYIGLELGTVYAALGTRVTVVEMTSGLMPGVDRDLVSVLAKRLEGIFDSIMLNTKVVGMKEEKEGIRVKFEGSEVKEPEQVFEKVLVSVGRKPNSENLGLKNTKVSIDSSGFIKVDVQRRTEEPTIYAIGDVAGEPMLAHKATHEGRVAAEVIAGHKVAFEPQAIPAVVFTDPEIAWCGLTETEAKGQKRPVKVARFPWGASGRATTLDRNDGVTKLILDPETERVLGMGIVGTGAGELIAEGVLAVEMAALASDLSLSIHPHPTLSETIMEAAEVFFGTGTHIYRPKKA from the coding sequence ATGAGCGAAAAAGCTAAATCAACTCATGTTGCGGTTATCGGTGGAGGACCGGGCGGATATCCGGCGGCGTTTCTGGCAGCCGACCTAGGGATGGAGGTTACGCTGATAGACGAGGAAATTAACCCGGGAGGGGTATGTCTATACCGTGGTTGTATTCCTTCGAAGGCTCTTCTTCACGTAGCCAAGGTGATCACGGAATCCCAGCACGCATCCAACTGGGGGGTGGAATTCTCAAAGCCCACTATCGACCTGGACAGGCTTCGTGAATGGAAAGACGGTGTAGTAAAGAAACTCACCGGCGGTTTAGGACAGCTCACCAAGCAAAGAAAAATAGGTTACATCCAGGGACGGGCCAGCTTTGAGAATGCTCAAACCCTCCGGATTCAAAACAAGAACGGCGTAGAACTACTAAAATTTAGCCATGCAATCCTGGCCACCGGTTCCAGTCCGGCGGCAATCCCCGGCCTTTCGATCGAGAGCCCCAGAATCCTGGACTCGACCAGCGCCCTCGACTTGCCCGATATTCCCAAAAACATGCTGGTGATTGGCGGAGGCTACATAGGCCTCGAACTTGGAACGGTATATGCTGCCTTGGGGACGAGAGTAACCGTCGTAGAGATGACATCCGGTCTTATGCCGGGCGTGGATCGAGACCTGGTATCCGTACTGGCAAAGAGACTAGAAGGCATTTTTGACTCGATCATGCTGAATACTAAAGTGGTTGGTATGAAGGAGGAGAAGGAGGGAATTAGAGTCAAATTTGAAGGAAGCGAGGTCAAGGAGCCGGAGCAGGTGTTTGAAAAGGTGCTCGTTTCCGTGGGCAGAAAACCAAACTCAGAGAATCTGGGGCTAAAAAATACCAAGGTGAGTATCGACTCCTCCGGGTTTATAAAGGTGGATGTGCAACGCCGAACCGAAGAACCTACTATATACGCAATTGGAGACGTTGCCGGCGAACCTATGCTGGCGCATAAGGCTACGCACGAGGGACGGGTGGCAGCAGAGGTTATCGCCGGACACAAGGTTGCCTTCGAGCCTCAAGCAATACCCGCCGTGGTGTTTACCGACCCGGAGATAGCCTGGTGCGGCCTTACCGAGACCGAGGCCAAGGGGCAGAAGCGACCGGTTAAGGTTGCCCGCTTCCCCTGGGGAGCCTCGGGTAGAGCTACGACTTTGGACAGGAATGACGGTGTAACTAAGCTCATACTCGACCCGGAGACCGAGCGGGTGCTGGGAATGGGGATAGTGGGAACCGGAGCTGGGGAGTTAATTGCAGAGGGAGTACTGGCTGTGGAGATGGCGGCCTTAGCCTCGGACCTAAGCCTGAGTATTCATCCTCATCCCACTCTTTCCGAAACTATCATGGAGGCCGCCGAAGTATTTTTCGGCACCGGCACCCATATTTACAGGCCGAAGAAGGCATGA
- a CDS encoding MFS transporter — protein MERLSQVESSKKNQKRALLAGSAANVLEWYDFALYGYFAPVFAQLFFPMDDRLTAQISAFGVFAAGYLMRPLGAVIFGHVGDKLGRKNALMLSAILMAIPTTLIGVLPTHAQVGVIAPVLLTILRLIQGISVGGEFTGSISFIVEHAPQSRRGFFGSFTTFSLLGGILIGSGMGAIINSVLGYDDVLNWGWRIPFFFGILLGVVALYLRTQIDESPIFKDLEGKGKVSRRPVLEALTQNWKEILTTIMATWGGSVTFYMIFVYMTTYLSSEINLPQSTALSINTISMVIMMSVVPLMGAISDRIGRKPVLAAGSLLIAVSSYPMFLLILPGNTLFILGAQAVFALGLAMVFAPFGAMLVELFPSRVRMTAMSLGYNVGFSVFGGTAPLVSTYLIRETGNILAPSIYLGLSSLISLLVFLRIRERYRDALR, from the coding sequence ATGGAAAGGCTTAGCCAGGTCGAGTCATCCAAAAAGAATCAGAAGAGAGCCCTTCTTGCTGGCTCTGCGGCGAACGTATTGGAGTGGTATGATTTCGCCCTCTATGGTTACTTTGCACCGGTATTCGCTCAATTATTCTTCCCGATGGATGACCGGCTAACCGCGCAGATCTCTGCATTCGGTGTCTTTGCAGCCGGTTACCTGATGCGCCCGCTGGGAGCGGTTATTTTCGGGCACGTGGGAGACAAACTGGGAAGAAAGAATGCCCTGATGCTTTCGGCTATTCTAATGGCTATTCCCACTACGCTGATCGGAGTGTTGCCCACTCACGCCCAGGTCGGGGTTATCGCACCCGTTCTTTTAACCATACTGAGACTCATACAAGGTATTTCCGTAGGCGGCGAATTTACCGGCTCCATATCATTCATCGTCGAGCATGCCCCTCAATCCCGGCGCGGTTTCTTCGGCAGCTTTACCACATTCAGCCTGCTCGGCGGCATCCTCATCGGTTCGGGAATGGGGGCAATAATAAATTCAGTACTTGGTTATGATGACGTTCTTAACTGGGGGTGGCGGATCCCTTTCTTCTTCGGGATTCTGCTCGGAGTAGTCGCTCTATACCTGAGGACACAAATAGACGAATCTCCCATCTTTAAAGATTTGGAGGGCAAGGGGAAAGTATCCCGGCGGCCTGTTCTAGAGGCGTTGACACAGAACTGGAAAGAAATACTGACCACGATCATGGCAACCTGGGGTGGCTCGGTCACCTTCTACATGATTTTCGTTTATATGACGACCTATCTGTCGAGTGAGATTAACCTGCCTCAATCCACGGCTCTTAGTATCAATACAATCAGCATGGTTATCATGATGTCTGTGGTTCCCTTAATGGGAGCGATTTCCGACCGCATCGGCAGGAAGCCGGTGCTGGCTGCCGGTTCCCTATTGATCGCCGTATCATCCTACCCCATGTTTCTCCTGATATTACCGGGTAACACGCTATTCATACTGGGGGCACAAGCCGTTTTTGCTCTAGGATTGGCCATGGTCTTCGCACCTTTTGGAGCGATGCTTGTAGAGCTATTTCCCTCACGCGTGCGGATGACTGCAATGTCTCTGGGATATAACGTGGGGTTTTCCGTGTTTGGAGGCACTGCCCCGCTGGTATCCACTTACTTAATCAGGGAAACCGGAAACATCCTGGCGCCAAGCATATATCTAGGGCTGAGCTCTCTGATCTCACTCCTGGTTTTTCTAAGAATAAGGGAGAGGTATCGGGATGCACTTAGATGA
- a CDS encoding cytochrome c, which yields MIWIRASINLVIFTSFLLLSPNIISSQELVFKKRGEVVKKLSLDQIEKIIAPKTVTVFEPHESENRQYRGFPVDKLFTAVYGDDWIKTEEILFTCSDGYEATIPSSQFRKYSSYLVYAIPGRKEFTLINRLQNNELVELGPFYLVWDNIHNPELKAEGGSGWPYQVVWVDLINFSDRFPNTAPPKNSPDEVKNGFRAFRQYCMTCHSINGEGGTKSVELNYPVSVTEYMKEKWLYRWIDNPQSIRYNTTMPALNPQTKDRDRLIKDIIAYLKAMKSNKIKPVSETK from the coding sequence ATGATATGGATAAGAGCGTCGATTAATCTGGTCATCTTTACATCCTTTCTTCTTTTATCTCCGAACATCATTTCATCCCAGGAGCTAGTCTTCAAAAAACGCGGTGAAGTGGTAAAAAAACTATCACTCGACCAGATAGAAAAGATCATTGCACCCAAAACTGTAACCGTTTTTGAACCGCACGAATCGGAAAATAGACAATATAGAGGATTTCCGGTCGATAAACTTTTCACAGCGGTGTACGGCGACGACTGGATTAAAACCGAGGAAATATTGTTTACCTGCTCCGACGGCTACGAGGCGACCATCCCTTCCTCGCAATTCCGAAAATATTCTAGCTACCTGGTTTATGCCATTCCGGGCAGGAAGGAGTTTACCCTCATTAACAGGCTTCAAAACAACGAGCTTGTCGAGCTCGGCCCATTCTACCTGGTTTGGGACAACATCCATAACCCCGAGCTTAAAGCGGAAGGAGGCTCGGGCTGGCCCTACCAGGTCGTTTGGGTTGACTTGATAAATTTCTCGGACCGTTTCCCAAATACCGCTCCACCCAAAAATAGCCCGGATGAAGTGAAAAACGGCTTCAGGGCGTTCCGTCAATACTGTATGACCTGCCATAGCATCAACGGAGAGGGGGGAACTAAGTCGGTAGAACTTAACTACCCGGTCAGCGTAACCGAATACATGAAGGAGAAATGGCTCTACCGATGGATAGATAACCCGCAGAGCATTAGATACAACACTACGATGCCTGCATTGAACCCTCAGACAAAAGATCGGGACAGATTAATAAAAGATATCATTGCTTATCTGAAGGCTATGAAAAGTAATAAGATTAAACCTGTATCCGAAACGAAATAA
- a CDS encoding ATP-binding protein gives MSDNKEPELSNITETQIARLTVLVDTRYFDAVADMVADVAKALGLSEEAARKLDEVLLEVLRKVLEYGYEGDTKQSVDVVLSRRSHSLVVAVEDKGLPFDYQKLEQGKDPRFSSFLSLGYADQVHFVNLGTSGNRVELVRDLPAKDIRDQLDPEEHQAAIKAEEAHPEESLSIRMVRPDEAVELARLVYRCYGYTYPNEFMYYPEQVEARLKSGLMKSCGAYNSRDDIVGHLALSFDRADAKIAESGIAVVDPRYRGHKLFERMKQYLREHAAQNRIVGFYSEAVTVHPYSQKGSLALGGHEVGFLLAYSPGSVSFHGITNQEKPRRQSVALMYTPVLDSAPSSVYLPEVYHTIVKSIYDACGMKREISMKSSAGGSVISERGRLNVSLRPDHNQALLVVETPGENTLGEIRFHLKQLILHHIDCIYVDLPIWQVESGSLANDLRNLGFFFGGIIPELRGGDILRLQYLNNVEVAPEDIAVASDFGRALLDMILQDKSEVMS, from the coding sequence ATGTCTGATAATAAGGAGCCCGAATTATCTAACATTACCGAAACTCAAATAGCCCGGCTAACCGTTTTAGTAGATACACGTTATTTTGACGCAGTGGCGGATATGGTGGCTGATGTTGCTAAGGCCCTGGGGCTAAGTGAAGAAGCTGCACGTAAACTGGATGAGGTCTTGCTGGAGGTTTTACGAAAGGTTCTGGAATACGGATACGAGGGAGACACCAAGCAGTCTGTTGATGTTGTCCTATCCCGACGCTCCCATTCGCTCGTCGTTGCCGTCGAGGACAAAGGGCTTCCTTTCGATTATCAAAAATTGGAACAAGGAAAAGACCCGAGGTTCTCGTCGTTTCTTTCGTTAGGTTATGCAGACCAGGTTCACTTCGTGAATCTCGGGACTTCCGGAAACCGTGTCGAGCTTGTCCGGGACCTCCCTGCTAAGGACATACGGGATCAATTAGACCCGGAGGAGCATCAGGCGGCAATAAAAGCCGAAGAAGCGCACCCTGAAGAATCCCTTTCTATCCGAATGGTCAGGCCGGACGAGGCGGTGGAACTGGCTCGTCTTGTTTATCGCTGCTACGGTTATACCTACCCCAACGAATTCATGTACTACCCGGAGCAGGTGGAGGCCCGGCTGAAATCCGGCCTGATGAAATCCTGCGGCGCATACAACAGCCGAGACGACATAGTCGGCCATCTGGCGTTAAGCTTTGACCGGGCCGATGCAAAGATTGCAGAATCGGGAATAGCAGTGGTAGACCCACGCTATCGGGGCCACAAGCTCTTTGAGCGGATGAAGCAGTATTTGCGGGAGCACGCAGCTCAGAATCGGATTGTTGGGTTCTATAGTGAAGCAGTAACCGTCCATCCGTATAGCCAAAAAGGGAGCCTAGCCTTAGGCGGGCATGAAGTCGGATTCCTCCTGGCCTATAGTCCGGGAAGCGTTTCATTTCATGGCATAACTAATCAAGAAAAGCCCAGGCGTCAGTCGGTAGCGTTAATGTATACTCCCGTTCTCGATAGCGCTCCGTCTTCCGTCTATCTGCCTGAGGTTTACCATACTATAGTAAAAAGCATTTACGATGCGTGTGGAATGAAGAGAGAGATTAGCATGAAATCAAGCGCCGGAGGAAGCGTAATTTCGGAGAGAGGCCGCCTGAACGTGTCCCTCCGACCAGACCATAATCAAGCACTCCTGGTGGTAGAAACACCAGGTGAGAATACTCTCGGTGAGATTCGATTTCACCTGAAGCAACTTATCCTTCATCACATAGATTGCATTTATGTAGACCTTCCCATATGGCAAGTGGAGAGTGGTTCGCTGGCAAACGATCTTAGGAATCTTGGCTTCTTCTTCGGCGGAATAATCCCGGAATTGAGAGGCGGGGATATACTCAGGCTACAATACTTGAACAACGTCGAAGTTGCCCCCGAGGATATCGCCGTTGCCTCGGATTTCGGGCGGGCACTTCTGGATATGATACTTCAGGATAAGTCAGAGGTTATGAGCTGA
- a CDS encoding 2-oxo acid dehydrogenase subunit E2, with product MVTEFKLPELGEDIQTGDLLKILVSVGDRVTQDQPIMEIETEKALIEVPAPVGGVVKGIHVSEGEQVKIGQLLITIDEDAEAAEKEEKAETKPKEEVKEEKKEKKKEEKKKEPKVEVKEEREKEKVSAEEKAEEEPEEVREAEEKKEPVEKTVSAEREQGEVVEFTRPTKTAAKAKPSSQQAPASPSVRRLAREIGVDINEVPGSGPGGRISEEDVKNYARQVLASGAPDTRPPGRQVKEDTSATHMISMVESIVIPRLPDFAEWGEIERKPMTNVRRKTAEHVSYGWVSPHVTQHDKADITNLEELRKEYGKKAEEAGGKLTVTAIILKVTASALKVFPEFNTSVDMAGGEIIYKKYYHIGIAVDTDRGLLVPVIRDVDKKNIIELSVELNEISEKARNKKLTIEEMRGGTFTISNLGGIGGTYFTPIINFPEVAILGVSRSSVEPVFIDGQFEPRLMLPLSLSYDHRVIDGADAARFLRWVAEALEQPFKLILEG from the coding sequence ATGGTAACAGAATTCAAACTACCGGAGCTTGGTGAAGATATACAAACAGGCGACTTGCTCAAAATCCTGGTGTCCGTGGGAGACAGGGTAACCCAGGACCAGCCGATAATGGAAATAGAGACGGAAAAGGCGTTGATAGAGGTCCCTGCCCCGGTCGGTGGGGTGGTTAAGGGAATCCATGTCAGCGAGGGAGAGCAAGTAAAGATAGGACAGCTTCTCATAACCATTGACGAAGATGCAGAGGCCGCAGAAAAGGAAGAGAAGGCCGAGACCAAGCCAAAGGAAGAGGTCAAAGAAGAAAAGAAAGAGAAGAAGAAGGAAGAAAAGAAAAAGGAACCTAAAGTTGAGGTAAAAGAAGAAAGAGAAAAAGAAAAAGTCAGCGCTGAAGAGAAAGCCGAAGAAGAGCCGGAGGAAGTGAGGGAGGCAGAAGAAAAGAAAGAGCCTGTCGAGAAAACCGTATCGGCAGAAAGAGAGCAGGGTGAAGTGGTTGAGTTCACCCGCCCGACTAAAACTGCTGCCAAGGCTAAGCCCTCCTCTCAGCAAGCTCCAGCTTCACCGTCGGTTCGCCGGCTGGCCCGGGAGATCGGGGTTGACATAAACGAGGTTCCCGGCTCCGGCCCGGGAGGACGGATTTCTGAAGAGGACGTAAAAAACTATGCCCGTCAGGTGCTCGCCTCAGGCGCTCCTGACACGAGGCCTCCTGGCCGACAGGTTAAAGAGGATACATCGGCGACCCACATGATAAGCATGGTGGAGTCAATTGTTATTCCCCGGCTGCCGGATTTTGCCGAATGGGGCGAGATAGAACGCAAACCCATGACCAACGTACGCCGTAAAACTGCCGAGCATGTGAGCTATGGCTGGGTTTCTCCGCATGTAACTCAGCATGACAAGGCGGACATAACCAACCTAGAAGAATTGCGTAAAGAATACGGCAAAAAGGCGGAAGAGGCCGGAGGGAAGTTGACCGTCACTGCAATCATACTGAAAGTGACGGCTTCGGCGCTCAAGGTTTTTCCAGAGTTCAATACCAGCGTGGACATGGCTGGCGGCGAAATTATCTACAAAAAGTACTACCACATAGGTATAGCAGTGGATACTGACAGGGGATTACTGGTTCCGGTGATAAGAGACGTAGATAAGAAGAATATCATCGAATTGTCCGTAGAGTTGAATGAGATCTCGGAGAAAGCTAGGAATAAAAAGCTTACCATAGAGGAAATGAGAGGGGGAACTTTTACGATAAGTAATCTGGGAGGCATAGGGGGCACCTATTTTACCCCTATCATTAATTTCCCCGAGGTAGCCATACTGGGCGTCTCCCGTTCTAGTGTCGAGCCGGTTTTTATCGATGGACAATTTGAACCGCGACTGATGTTGCCCCTTTCCCTATCCTACGACCATCGGGTCATAGATGGGGCAGACGCCGCCCGCTTTCTACGCTGGGTGGCGGAGGCGCTGGAACAGCCGTTCAAGCTGATACTGGAAGGGTGA
- a CDS encoding HAD family phosphatase — MPRLIKAIIFDWGGVLVEDPIPRMIEHFSKILQVEKEELVKALPECRPDFERGTISEEVFWKRMCRSLSIPDRSMNSLWSHSFKNAYKENREMFSLASSLRQNGYKIGLLSNTEVPAVEYFRERGYEIFDATVFSCVEGMRKPEKGIYHVALNKLGVQPEEAIFIDDKEANVKGAERAGINAILFRDPGQVKRELSAFMVKTVSS, encoded by the coding sequence ATGCCCCGCTTAATCAAGGCGATAATTTTCGACTGGGGAGGGGTTTTAGTCGAAGACCCTATTCCTCGGATGATAGAGCATTTCTCTAAAATATTGCAAGTGGAAAAAGAGGAATTGGTAAAAGCTCTGCCGGAATGCAGGCCCGATTTCGAGAGGGGAACGATTTCGGAGGAAGTATTCTGGAAAAGAATGTGCAGGTCTCTCAGCATACCGGACCGGAGCATGAATTCGTTATGGAGTCATTCTTTCAAAAACGCCTACAAAGAAAACCGGGAAATGTTCTCCCTGGCCTCTTCTTTGAGACAAAACGGATATAAAATCGGACTTTTATCCAATACCGAAGTCCCGGCGGTTGAATATTTTCGAGAGAGAGGATATGAGATTTTTGACGCCACTGTTTTTTCCTGCGTAGAGGGAATGAGAAAACCGGAAAAGGGAATTTACCATGTAGCCTTGAATAAATTGGGCGTGCAACCGGAAGAGGCCATTTTCATCGATGATAAGGAGGCCAACGTCAAAGGCGCGGAGAGAGCGGGCATAAACGCAATCCTTTTCCGGGACCCGGGACAGGTAAAAAGAGAACTCAGCGCTTTCATGGTAAAAACGGTCAGCTCATAA